One genomic region from Tachysurus fulvidraco isolate hzauxx_2018 chromosome 14, HZAU_PFXX_2.0, whole genome shotgun sequence encodes:
- the fsd1 gene encoding fibronectin type III and SPRY domain-containing protein 1 isoform X2, translating into MDEQKESLQKIVNTLALKNEEIQNFICCLKQNLQNLEANSTRVQEDLESEFSSLHAVLDELKEGMVTRIKQERASRTYELQNQLSTCTKALESSEELLETANQTLCSSETDGFAQAAKDIKDSVTMAPAFRISLKAKASDSMSHLMVDFTQEREMLQAIKFLPVPATPEIVESECQVYDNSVTVLWTLPEPDSKIDHYIVEYRRTNHEGPPRAREEHPWMVVEGIKETQYTLTGLRFDTRYMTFRVKACNKAVAGEFSEPVTLETSAFVFKLDSGSAHQNLKVEDLSVEWDSSGGKTAIQDIRKEKNRTGSPMHSPARTAMMSPKRAPSARVGRDRFTAESYTVLGDTIIDSGHHYWEVRFDKESKAFAAGVALRSLGRFDQLGKSSASWCIHLNNWLQQNLSAKHNNKARTLECPIPERMGIYCNYDDGTLSFYNAKTKTLLHTFRTKFQQPVIPAFMVWNGSFSVQTGLQVPTIVQCGQKRSSNASSSNASLT; encoded by the exons ATGGACGAGCAAAAG GAGTCTCTCCAAAAAATTGTCAACACGTTGGCACTGAAAAATGAGGAGATCCAGAACTTCATCTGCTGCCTGAAGCAAAATCTGCAGAACCTGGAG gcGAACTCCACCCGTGTTCAGGAGGACCTGGAGTCAGAGTTCAGCTCTCTGCATGCTGTTCTGGATGAGCTGAAGGAGGGAATGGTGACCCGAATCAAGCAGGAACGAGCCAGTCGCACTTATGAGTTacag AATCAGCTGAGCACCTGTACAAAAGCCCTGGAGAGTTCTGAGGAGCTGCTGGAAACGGCCAATCAGACGCTCTGCTCGTCCGAGACGGACGGCTTCGCTCAG GCGGCTAAAGACATAAAGGATAG tgtTACCATGGCCCCAGCCTTTCGTATCTCTCTAAAAGCTAAAGCGAGTGACAGTATGAGTCACCTGATGGTAGACTTCACTCAGGAGCGAGAGATGCTTCAGGCCATCAAATTTCTCCCAG TTCCTGCTACTCCGGAGATCGTGGAGTCGGAGTGTCAGGTGTATGATAACTCCGTCACGGTGCTGTGGACTTTACCAGAACCAGACTCTAAAATTGACCACTACATTGTTGAGTACCGGCGAACGAACCACGAGGGACCTCCGCGTGCTCGTGAGGAGCATCCGTGGATGGTGGTGGAGGGGATTAAAGAGACCCAGTACACGCTCACAG GTCTTCGCTTTGACACACGCTACATGACGTTTCGGGTGAAGGCATGCAATAAAGCTGTAGCGGGAGAGTTCTCTGAGCCGGTTACTCTGGAGACAtctg CGTTTGTGTTTAAGCTGGACTCGGGTTCGGCTCACCAGAACCTAAAGGTAGAGGACCTGAGTGTGGAGTGGGACAGCAGCGGTGGGAAAACGGCCATCCAGGACATCCGCAAGGAAAAGAACAGGACCGGCTCTCCTATGCACTCTCCGGCCAG GACGGCCATGATGTCTCCAAAGAGAGCGCCGTCAGCGCGGGTGGGTCGAGACCGCTTCACGGCCGAGTCCTACACCGTCCTGG GTGACACCATAATCGATTCAGGGCATCACTATTGGGAGGTTCGGTTCGATAAAGAGAGCAAGGCCTTTGCCGCGGGCGTGGCACTGCGTTCTCTCGGCCGATTCGATCAGCTCGGGAAGAGCAGCGCCTCCTGGTGCATCCATCTCAACAACTGGCTGCAGCAGAACCTCAGCGCCAAGCACAACAACAAGGCCCGTACCCTGGAGTGCCCCATCCCAGAGCGCATGGGTATCTACTGCAACTACGACGATG GCACGTTGTCTTTCTACAACGCCAAAACCAAGACACTCCTGCATACCTTTAGGACCAAGTTCCAGCAGCCGGTTATTCCAGCTTTTATG GTGTGGAACGGCAGCTTCTCGGTTCAGACAGGTCTGCAGGTTCCCACCATAGTGCAGTGTGGCCAGAAAAGGAGCAGCAACGCCAGCAGCTCCAACGCCAGCCTCACCTAG
- the ccdc181 gene encoding coiled-coil domain-containing protein 181 has protein sequence MSMAVSINTQDEYEDDFEKDLNWLISEESKNNQQDEDDIEAQIDRELEDEEQQKEVDQGQSKHSTDDDGDSERWPTPMDPLEDELDIDAESKHEQDDEDLEEEKKSIHKKIEQANKQLQDQEAPDETRRRRLHFKDTLVDLVVPASDLEDSPADVSGHMLKLKISTQEESDGPDGHREGTREGRVLVEKDGKFDLVSLKEMESPGLLPPLPETQREQGKSPSSSPKPLSSSGSSASSEPRYAPRPPTRPRARPNSASNMQRMVFRHGSKRRVQSASGVSPHITFFLSPQQKDVLNKQQERREKIAREEEERRREEEEQKRQENELAFRSWLMKKRQQLQDNRRVQRAQEMERMSGKRDCGDSEEAFKQWLQKKQQQQLKERQLEEMRRLEMESSSYLHQPEECEKAFRLWLRRKRVEKRLEQQAARERSRRLLMEERRTRRMQDLYYPVNEIKSLHFNQPYRF, from the exons atgAGCATGGCCGTGAGTATTAACACTCAGGACGAATATGAGGATGACTTTGAGAAAGATCTGAACTGGCTGATCAGTGAGGAGAGCAAGAATAATCagcag GATGAAGATGACATTGAAGCCCAGATAGACCGCGAGCTGGAAGATGAGGAACAACAGAAGGAAGTTGACCAAGGGCAAAGTAAACACAGCACAGACGACGACGGAGATAGCGAAAGATGGCCGACGCCCATGGACCCTTTGGAGGATGAGTTAGATATCGACGCTGAATCTAAACATGAGCAGGATGATGAAGATttggaagaggagaagaaatcCATCCATAAGAAGATCGAACAGGCCAACAAGCAGCTACAGGACCAGGAGGCGCCGGACGAGACGCGTCGCCGCCGTCTGCACTTCAAAGACACGCTGGTGGACCTGGTGGTTCCTGCCAGCGACCTGGAGGACAGTCCGGCAGATGTTTCGGGCCACATGCTGAAGCTAAAGATCTCCACTCAGGAGGAAAGCGACGGACCAGACGGACACAGAGAGGGAACGAGAGAAGGACGAGTGCTGGTAGAGAAGGATGGGAAATTTGATCTAGTGAGCCTGAAAGAAATGGAGAGTCCCGGGCTGCTCCCGCCTCTCCCTGAGACTCAACGGGAACAAGGCAAGAGTCCGTCCTCTTCCCCAAAACCACTCTCCAGCTCCGGTTCTTCAGCCTCCTCCGAACCTCGCTACGCACCCAGGCCTCCGACACGACCGCGGGCACGTCCAAATTCAGCCAGCAACATGCAAAGGATGGTGTTTAGACATGGCAGCAAGCGTAGGGTTCAATCAGCCAGCGGGGTTTCACCTCACATCACATTTTTCCTCTCGCCGCAGCAGAAagatgtgctgaacaaacaacaggagaggagagagaaaatcGCCAGAGAG GAAGAAGAGCGGAGGCgcgaggaggaggagcagaagCGCCAGGAGAACGAGTTGGCATTCAGGTCGTGGCTGATGAAGAAGAGGCAACAGCTGCAGGACAATAGGAGAGTGCAGAGAGCTCAGGAGATGGAGAGGATGAGCGGAAAG AGGGATTGTGGAGACTCCGAGGAGGCATTTAAACAGTGGCTAcagaagaagcagcagcagcagctgaaGGAGCGACAGCTGGAGGAGATGAGGAGGCTCGAGATGGAGAGTAGCAGCTACCTGCATCAACCTGAGGAGTGTGAGAAAGCCTTCAGATT gtGGTTGAGGAGGAAGCGGGTGGAGAAGCGCTTGGAGCAACAGGCTGCTCGAGAGCGCTCCCGCAGGCTGCTGATGGAGGAACGACGGACCAGACGCATGCAGGACCTCTACTACCCCGTCAACGAGATCAAGTCCCTCCATTTCAACCAGCCCTACCGCTTTTAA
- the cpox gene encoding oxygen-dependent coproporphyrinogen-III oxidase, mitochondrial: protein MTSSLLSALNRSLHATVRLCSVFQPKNVYKSHVIAGGRWSTGWSRGFTTTTRGSPAFGKYTKGVLMTAGVFGTVAVGVCGLQQAEMATRVRKVEEEVEGDVAERCRNLMAPPVTDVSVLEQRKHEMRSRMEMLIMETQADFCRALEEVDGGRFRVDRWSRQEGGGGISCVLQDSKVFEKAGVNVSVVSGHLSEEAAKQMRSRGKELKGKDGKLPFIAMGVSSVIHPKNPHIPTVHFNYRYFEVEEADGSKQWWFGGGTDLTPVYVNQEDGVLFHSVLRDACDKHNPQYYPNFKKWCDRYFYICHRNETRGIGGIFFDDLDSPSQEEAFSFVKSCAKTVVPCYLPIVRKHLTDTFTQEEKEWQQIRRGRYVEFNLVYDRGVKFGLATPGSRIESIIMSLPLTARWEYMHEPAEGTKEAEMLKVLRSPKEWI, encoded by the exons ATGACTTCTTCGCTGTTGTCCGCGTTAAACAGGAGTTTACACGCTACAGTTCGACTCTGTAGCGTGTTTCAGCCCAAAAACGTGTATAAGTCTCACGTTATAGCAGGAGGAAGGTGGTCTACAGGGTGGTCTAGAGGGTTTACAACCACGACACGTGGATCACCTGCTTTCGGTAAATACACTAAAGGTGTGTTGATGACAGCCGGTGTGTTCGGTACGGTGGCTGTCGGTGTGTGTGGTCTTCAGCAGGCTGAGATGGCCACCAGAGTGAGGAAGGTGGAGGAAGAGGTGGAAGGAGACGTCGCAGAGAGATGCAGGAATCTCATGGCACCTCCGGTCACCGACGTGAGCGTGCTGGAGCAGAGGAAGCACGAGATGAGGAGCAGGATGGAGATGCTCATCATGGAGACCCAGGCTGACTTCTGCAGAGCTCTGGAGGAGGTGGACGGAGGAAGGTTCAGAGTCGATCGCTGGAGCCGTCAGGAAG GTGGTGGAGGGATCAGCtgtgtgttacaggacagtAAAGTGTTTGAGAAAGCTGGCGTGAATGTCTCGGTGGTGTCCGGTCACCTGTCAGAAGAAGCGGCCAAACAGATGCGCAGCCGGGGAAAAGAGCTGAAGGGGAAAGACG ggaaGCTGCCCTTCATCGCAATGGGCGTCAGCTCTGTGATCCACCCCAAAAACCCCCACATTCCCACAGTGCACTTCAACTACAGATACTTTGAGGTGGAGGAAGCAGACG gcagtAAGCAGTGGTGGTTTGGAGGAGGAACTGATCTGACTCCAGTTTACGTAAACCAGGAAGACGGCGTTCTGTTCCACAGTGTTCTCCGTGACGCCTGTGACAAGCACAACCCTCAGTATTACCCCAACTTCAAGaagtg gtgtgaCCGTTACTTCTACATCTGTCATCGGAATGAGACTCGGGGCATCGGCGGGATTTTCTTTGATGATTTGGATTCCCCGAGTCAGGAGGAGGCTTTCAGCTTCGTGAAGAGCTGCGCTAAGACGGTGGTGCCGTGCTACCTGCCCATCGTCCGTAAACACCTCACCGATACGTTTACTCAGGAGGAGAAAGAGTGGCAGCAGATCAGACGCGGCAG GTACGTGGAGTTTAACTTGGTGTACGATCGCGGTGTAAAGTTCGGCCTCGCTACGCCTGGCTCCAGGATTGAGAGCATCATCATGTCTCTGCCTCTCACAGCACG gtgggagTACATGCACGAGCCTGCTGAAGGCACTAAAGAAGCAGAGATGCTGAAGGTTTTACGCAGCCCTAAGGAGTGGATctaa
- the prrg1 gene encoding transmembrane gamma-carboxyglutamic acid protein 1, protein MGAVFLSADTAHAVLKRLPRANFFLEEMKQGNIQRECREEICNYEEAREAFENDEKTRRFWEEYQRESSPKPGGLQSIVGGVNSLYLVLPLLLLLLLILVVSFTAWKCHSRKRSQRSPAMGQRDSALAVVSMDQWGQSYQPDPTYSGDDITPGQVSVADPPPSYEEAVGHMDVRVETEPPPQYDDIIIGSASNAMIGQAK, encoded by the exons ATGGGAGCCG TGTTCCTGTCAGCAGACACGGCGCATGCCGTGCTGAAAAGGCTCCCAAGAGCCAACTTCTTCCTTGAGGAGATGAAGCAGGGAAACATCCAGCGCGAATGCAGGGAGGAGATCTGTAACTACGAGGAGGCCCGAGAGGCTTTCGAGAATGACGAGAAGACG CGTCGATTCTGGGAGGAGTATCAGCGCGAGAGCAGCCCAAAACCCGGTGGACTTCAGTCCATAGTGGGTGGAGTCAACTCGTTGTACCTAGTTTTGCCCCTACTGCTGTTGCTGCTTCTCATCCTTGTCGTCTCATTCACCGCATGGAAATGCCACTCACGCAAAAGGTCCCAGCGCAGCCCCGCTATGGGCCAGAGAGACTCCGCCCTCGCCGTCGTTTCCATGGACCAGTGGGGGCAAAGCTACCAGCCTGACCCCACCTATTCTGGTGATGACATCACACCAGGGCAGGTCAGCGTCGCGGATCCGCCTCCGTCTTATGAGGAAGCCGTGGGTCACATGGATGTCCGCGTGGAGACGGAGCCTCCGCCCCAGTATGACGACATCATCATAGGTTCTGCGAGCAACGCTATGATTGGCCAGGCCAAGTGA
- the fsd1 gene encoding fibronectin type III and SPRY domain-containing protein 1 isoform X1 yields MDEQKESLQKIVNTLALKNEEIQNFICCLKQNLQNLEANSTRVQEDLESEFSSLHAVLDELKEGMVTRIKQERASRTYELQNQLSTCTKALESSEELLETANQTLCSSETDGFAQTKSSRTQCSTSPVTMAPAFRISLKAKASDSMSHLMVDFTQEREMLQAIKFLPVPATPEIVESECQVYDNSVTVLWTLPEPDSKIDHYIVEYRRTNHEGPPRAREEHPWMVVEGIKETQYTLTGLRFDTRYMTFRVKACNKAVAGEFSEPVTLETSAFVFKLDSGSAHQNLKVEDLSVEWDSSGGKTAIQDIRKEKNRTGSPMHSPARTAMMSPKRAPSARVGRDRFTAESYTVLGDTIIDSGHHYWEVRFDKESKAFAAGVALRSLGRFDQLGKSSASWCIHLNNWLQQNLSAKHNNKARTLECPIPERMGIYCNYDDGTLSFYNAKTKTLLHTFRTKFQQPVIPAFMVWNGSFSVQTGLQVPTIVQCGQKRSSNASSSNASLT; encoded by the exons ATGGACGAGCAAAAG GAGTCTCTCCAAAAAATTGTCAACACGTTGGCACTGAAAAATGAGGAGATCCAGAACTTCATCTGCTGCCTGAAGCAAAATCTGCAGAACCTGGAG gcGAACTCCACCCGTGTTCAGGAGGACCTGGAGTCAGAGTTCAGCTCTCTGCATGCTGTTCTGGATGAGCTGAAGGAGGGAATGGTGACCCGAATCAAGCAGGAACGAGCCAGTCGCACTTATGAGTTacag AATCAGCTGAGCACCTGTACAAAAGCCCTGGAGAGTTCTGAGGAGCTGCTGGAAACGGCCAATCAGACGCTCTGCTCGTCCGAGACGGACGGCTTCGCTCAG ACAAAAAGCAGTAGAACACAATGCAGCACGAGTCC tgtTACCATGGCCCCAGCCTTTCGTATCTCTCTAAAAGCTAAAGCGAGTGACAGTATGAGTCACCTGATGGTAGACTTCACTCAGGAGCGAGAGATGCTTCAGGCCATCAAATTTCTCCCAG TTCCTGCTACTCCGGAGATCGTGGAGTCGGAGTGTCAGGTGTATGATAACTCCGTCACGGTGCTGTGGACTTTACCAGAACCAGACTCTAAAATTGACCACTACATTGTTGAGTACCGGCGAACGAACCACGAGGGACCTCCGCGTGCTCGTGAGGAGCATCCGTGGATGGTGGTGGAGGGGATTAAAGAGACCCAGTACACGCTCACAG GTCTTCGCTTTGACACACGCTACATGACGTTTCGGGTGAAGGCATGCAATAAAGCTGTAGCGGGAGAGTTCTCTGAGCCGGTTACTCTGGAGACAtctg CGTTTGTGTTTAAGCTGGACTCGGGTTCGGCTCACCAGAACCTAAAGGTAGAGGACCTGAGTGTGGAGTGGGACAGCAGCGGTGGGAAAACGGCCATCCAGGACATCCGCAAGGAAAAGAACAGGACCGGCTCTCCTATGCACTCTCCGGCCAG GACGGCCATGATGTCTCCAAAGAGAGCGCCGTCAGCGCGGGTGGGTCGAGACCGCTTCACGGCCGAGTCCTACACCGTCCTGG GTGACACCATAATCGATTCAGGGCATCACTATTGGGAGGTTCGGTTCGATAAAGAGAGCAAGGCCTTTGCCGCGGGCGTGGCACTGCGTTCTCTCGGCCGATTCGATCAGCTCGGGAAGAGCAGCGCCTCCTGGTGCATCCATCTCAACAACTGGCTGCAGCAGAACCTCAGCGCCAAGCACAACAACAAGGCCCGTACCCTGGAGTGCCCCATCCCAGAGCGCATGGGTATCTACTGCAACTACGACGATG GCACGTTGTCTTTCTACAACGCCAAAACCAAGACACTCCTGCATACCTTTAGGACCAAGTTCCAGCAGCCGGTTATTCCAGCTTTTATG GTGTGGAACGGCAGCTTCTCGGTTCAGACAGGTCTGCAGGTTCCCACCATAGTGCAGTGTGGCCAGAAAAGGAGCAGCAACGCCAGCAGCTCCAACGCCAGCCTCACCTAG